One genomic segment of Alkalimarinus alittae includes these proteins:
- a CDS encoding tRNA dihydrouridine synthase translates to MRIFLAPMDGLTDDIMRQILTRVGGIDVCVTEFVRITNTLLPKKVFYRASPELLNGGKTLAGVPVRMQLLGSDPVCLAENAALAASLGAPAIDLNFGCPAKTVNKSNGGAVLLTDPENLFNIVKAVKAGLQDGTPLTAKMRLGYEDKSLALACASAIEEAGADELIVHARTKTEGYRPPAYWDWIARIREVVNLPVVANGEVWSVEDYLRCKEQSQCSDVMIGRGLISNPNLAKQCKLLVDGELFTPLVWPEVVALLIEFFNNTLEKMGEKHATGRIKQWLRYLSREFPEAEAFFLTVRQDKTPQLISDKLSIYQANLI, encoded by the coding sequence GCGCCAAATACTGACGCGAGTCGGCGGTATTGATGTGTGCGTGACTGAATTTGTCAGAATTACTAACACGCTATTGCCCAAAAAAGTATTTTATCGTGCTAGTCCAGAGTTACTTAATGGCGGGAAAACCCTCGCAGGGGTGCCTGTTAGGATGCAACTTTTGGGCAGTGACCCTGTTTGTTTGGCAGAAAATGCAGCATTAGCCGCATCCTTAGGGGCTCCCGCAATCGACCTTAACTTTGGTTGTCCCGCAAAAACGGTTAATAAGAGCAATGGGGGCGCTGTATTGCTGACAGACCCAGAAAACTTATTCAATATTGTTAAGGCGGTAAAAGCAGGCTTACAAGACGGTACGCCATTAACCGCTAAAATGAGATTAGGTTATGAAGATAAATCTCTTGCTTTAGCATGTGCTTCGGCAATAGAAGAGGCGGGCGCTGATGAGTTGATTGTACACGCAAGAACCAAAACTGAAGGTTACAGGCCTCCCGCCTATTGGGATTGGATAGCCAGAATACGAGAAGTGGTCAATCTACCGGTTGTCGCGAATGGTGAGGTATGGAGCGTAGAGGATTATTTGCGATGTAAAGAACAGAGCCAATGCAGCGATGTCATGATAGGGCGGGGCCTTATAAGTAACCCGAACTTAGCCAAACAGTGCAAACTATTGGTAGATGGCGAGCTTTTTACACCTCTTGTTTGGCCAGAGGTTGTCGCATTACTAATAGAGTTTTTTAACAATACTCTTGAGAAAATGGGCGAGAAACATGCAACTGGGCGAATAAAGCAGTGGTTGCGGTATTTATCGCGAGAGTTTCCAGAAGCTGAAGCGTTCTTTCTTACGGTAAGGCAAGATAAAACCCCTCAGCTCATCAGTGATAAACTTAGCATTTATCAGGCAAACCTCATTTAA
- a CDS encoding CBS domain-containing protein, protein MTTSSLLVSDYMKPVTEYFSPDTSVEEVVKTLVKNKLMGAPVLDKDKKLVGFISEKDCLKKMLNNSYYSQHNHVARDIMRTNPLSVSPNTDIINLAEEMLGKRPKLYPVVENDEVIGIITRADVLRALGTTPKVKH, encoded by the coding sequence ATGACTACATCATCGCTTTTAGTAAGTGACTACATGAAGCCAGTCACAGAATATTTTTCGCCTGACACCAGTGTCGAAGAAGTTGTTAAGACACTTGTAAAGAATAAACTGATGGGTGCTCCAGTACTCGACAAAGATAAAAAACTGGTTGGTTTTATCTCTGAAAAAGACTGCCTAAAGAAAATGCTTAATAACAGCTATTACAGCCAACATAATCATGTTGCTAGAGATATTATGCGTACAAACCCATTATCAGTCTCACCTAACACTGATATTATTAATCTAGCTGAAGAAATGTTAGGTAAGCGACCTAAACTGTACCCTGTAGTAGAGAACGATGAAGTGATTGGCATTATTACACGCGCAGATGTTCTAAGAGCGCTTGGCACGACACCTAAGGTAAAGCATTAG